In Nostoc sphaeroides, the genomic window TTTACTCTGGGAGATGAAACCAGCATGGCAGCCAATGTCTGCGGCCCTGCCTTTGGCTATCTCAAAGCTGGTAGACAATTGCACCAACGCGGCATTTATGGAATATTCACTGCTGCCGAAATTATGCCGCAGTTTGTTAGGTAATAGACGCGATTAATCGCCTCTCTACAGGAATTAGGAGTTATACCAATTTGAAAAAAGAATGCGACAAATAGACCATTTGTAGAGACGCGATTCATCGCGTCTTTACCCAAGGATGTGTTGCAATCATTAATTGAGTTGGTATTAAAAATATAAAATCGCAAATTTGGAGCATATTTAGAGCCTCCGAACTTGCGATTTTAAACTCTAAAGTCCTCACTATTAATTCCTAACTTTTCTAAGCTGATGGAAGTTCTGGAGAGAAAATACCTCTAGAATTCTCCTCAAGTAGTAAATCTGGTGTTTGTATAATAAATGGAAGTTCCGCCCCTATAAGTCCTCGTTGGATGCGTTCTAAAGTCTCACTAAAAACGACAAATAGAGGATATATAGTATTAGCTCCTTCACTCAAAATATGACTGTGACGCAGAGGCATCAACCACTCATAATCATTGTCTAGCCAAACTTGAGTTTGTCGCCAACGTCCTAACAAATCAGAAAAGTCTTCATCAGCACGATGAATAAATATTAGAATTTCTGCTCCAGTTTTGATTTTCCACTCAGGATCGCACATCAAAATTGCCACATCACAAGGTAAGCAAATCGTTTGCGGGGCTGTTGTAGCAGTATTGCGAAGACGGACAATTGGCAAGGGGATAGTGATGACACTTTCATCTGGACGGCGGAGGCTAGGAATCATCTCCAAGTATGGCCGATATTGCTTTAGTAAGGCGATCGCAGCTAAATGATTGCTGTACTCTGCCAAACTTGCTTCATAGTGAGATTTTTGCACAGTCATAGTTTATTAAATAGTGAGGAGTAGAGACGCGATTAATCGCGTCTGTACAAGTGAGGAGTAGAGACGCGATTAATTGCGTCTGTTAAGAATAAAATTAATCATTTAAGAGTTAAAAGTTAGGAGTTAAAATTTTTAATTCCTAACTCCTAACTCCTAACTCCTAACTCCTAACTTTTAATCCTTTATCCCATCTTTTCAAATACCTTAAACATGGGTAAATACATTGCTAGCAAAATGGTTCCAACCATCCCCCCTACAAATACAATCATAACTGGTTCCAAAATACTAGTCATTGCTTTTACTGCTTGCTCAACTTCATCTTCATAGAAATCGGCAACCTTCATCAACATTCCATCTAATTCTCCAGTTTCTTCTCCAATACTAATCATCTGAATTGCCATAGCTGGAAAAACGCTATCTTTTTGTAAAGCAATGCTAATCATACCTCCTTGTTGAATCTCTATACGGGCTGCGTCTATCGCATTGGCAATCACTACGTTTCCTGATGTATCTCGGACAATTTCCAAGCAAGTTAAAATTGGTACACCTGAACGAGTCAAAGAACCAAAAGTTCGGCTAAACCGGGCAACCGCAGATTTTTGAATTAAGTCACCAAACAAAGGCATCTTGAGAGAAAAACGATCAATTGTTAAGCGACCGACAGGAGTTTTACCGTATTGTGTAAAAGCAAATTTAAGTCCGATAAGACCACCGAGAAGGACGAAAGCGCCCGGACTTCTCAAAAATTTACTAGTATCCATCAAGAATTGCGTTAAAGGTGGTAATGTGATTCCAATTTCTTCAAAAATCTTGGCAAAAATCGGAATTAGAAAAATAGTCATACCGAGAAAGATAGCAACTGCGATAAAACCCACAACAGTTGGATAAGACAATGCTGATTTAATTTGGTTTTGTAACCGGGCAACATCTTCTAACAACCTAGCTAAACGATTTAATACTTCGTCTAGAACACCACCAACTTCGCCAGCTTGAATCATACTCACGTATAGTCCATCAAAACAGTCAGGATGCTTACGCATTGCCTCTGAAAGATTCATTCCGCTTTGAACATCGGTACTAATTTCCACAAGGGCTTGTTTCAGTTTAGTATTACTACATTGTTCAGAAAGTACGCCCAGGCTTCTAACGATCGCAACTCCCGCATTCATCAATACGGCAAATTGACGCGAAAAAACGGCTTTGTCTTTCACAGAAACCTTAACTAAGGAATTCTGGAAATTTTTGAAGGCAACATCTGGCTGAAATCCTTGAAATTGTTTGAGTTCTTGGACTACAAAACCTTGATCTCTAAGATTAGTACGAGCTTGCACCAAGGATTCGGCAGTAATTTTTTCTGTTCGGGATTTTCCTTGAGAATCTCGAACACGGGCAACGTAGGTTGGCATAAATCAATTCAAAATAGTTGTTATTTATTGGGCATTGGGAATTGGGCATTGGGCACAAGGGAAAGACTTACTGCAACTTCCTCATCTCCCTCATCTCCCTTTCCCCCCAGTTCCTTTAATGTGCTTTGGCAGCCGCACCAGATTTCCCACCTGCTGCCTGCGGTGGTACAGAAGTACCGATGAGACGTTGGATTTCATCTGGCTTAGAAGTCTTAGACATTGCCGCTTCAAAGGAAATCGTTCCGGCCTTGTAAAAATCGGCTAAAACCTTCTCCAGAGTTTGCATTCCCAATTTGCCGCCAGTTTGAATAGCCGAGTAAATTTGAGATGTTTTGCCTTCTCGAATTAAGTTGGAAATAGCAGGAGTGACAATCAGAATTTCTTGAGCCATCACCCGACCATATTCACCGGGTTTAGGGTTTTTCTTGGATACCAAAGTTTGGCTAAATACCGCTACTAATGAGTTAGATAACTGCACCCGCACTTGAGTTTGTCTTTCATGGGGGAAAACGTCGATAATCCGGTCAACTGTCTGTGCAGCAGAACTAGTGTGGAGAGTACCAAATACCAAGTGTCCTGTTTCTGCTGCCGAAATCGCCAAAGAAATCGTTTCTAAATCGCGCATTTCCCCCACCAGAACAATATCTGGATCTTCCCGCAAAGCTGCTTTCAAAGCATTAGCAAAACTCTTAGTATCTTCACCCAGTTGTCGTTGGTGAACCAAGCTTTTAATTGGTTCGTAGACAAATTCAATTGGATCTTCCACTGTTAAAATATGTTCTGCCTTGGTGCGGTTAATCAAGTCAATCATTGCCGCTAGGGTAGTTGTCTTACCCGAACCTGTAGGGCCTGTCACCAGAATTAGCCCTCTGGGCTTATCTGTCATTTCCCGCACGATATCTGGCAAACCTAATTTTTCAAAGTTAGGAATCTTAGAACTTAATGCCCGTAAGCAAGCAGCATAAGAACCACGTTCTTTATAGACATTGACCCGGAAGCGAGCCAAACCCTTAACACCATAAGAACAATCCAATTCCCAGTTCTGCTCTAAGGTTTTACGCTGGGTGTTGTTGAGCATACTAAAAATCAGCCTTTGACATTGATCGGCTGTCAATACATGCTCACCGATGGGGGTGAGTTTGCCACTGATGCGGAAGTAGGGAGGCAAACCTGCGGATAAATGCATATCCGAGCCACCCAATTCAATCAACTGCTCCATCAGGTCTTCAATCATCATTTCCATAGTTCTGCTTCCTTTTAATGTTTATTATTTGTCCTTTGTCAGTTGTCATTTGTCATTTGTTTAAAGTTATTAAGCATCGACTAATGACTAATGACCAATGACTAATGACTAATGATCAATGACTAGCCTTAAAACCGAGATGTCATACAGTAGGGACAATCGAGCCATTCTGGTTTCAATGTGGCCTCGCAAGTCCGGCAGGTAAGACCAGTCTTGCGTTTGGCTTTTAACTCGGCTTCCAAACCGGTATCAGTAAACGTGACTCGTTCTACTTCTTCTAAAGTGGTGGAACCTTCGCGCACTAAGTCCAAACTGTAAGCCAGCAA contains:
- a CDS encoding type II secretion system F family protein, which gives rise to MPTYVARVRDSQGKSRTEKITAESLVQARTNLRDQGFVVQELKQFQGFQPDVAFKNFQNSLVKVSVKDKAVFSRQFAVLMNAGVAIVRSLGVLSEQCSNTKLKQALVEISTDVQSGMNLSEAMRKHPDCFDGLYVSMIQAGEVGGVLDEVLNRLARLLEDVARLQNQIKSALSYPTVVGFIAVAIFLGMTIFLIPIFAKIFEEIGITLPPLTQFLMDTSKFLRSPGAFVLLGGLIGLKFAFTQYGKTPVGRLTIDRFSLKMPLFGDLIQKSAVARFSRTFGSLTRSGVPILTCLEIVRDTSGNVVIANAIDAARIEIQQGGMISIALQKDSVFPAMAIQMISIGEETGELDGMLMKVADFYEDEVEQAVKAMTSILEPVMIVFVGGMVGTILLAMYLPMFKVFEKMG
- a CDS encoding type IV pilus twitching motility protein PilT gives rise to the protein MEMMIEDLMEQLIELGGSDMHLSAGLPPYFRISGKLTPIGEHVLTADQCQRLIFSMLNNTQRKTLEQNWELDCSYGVKGLARFRVNVYKERGSYAACLRALSSKIPNFEKLGLPDIVREMTDKPRGLILVTGPTGSGKTTTLAAMIDLINRTKAEHILTVEDPIEFVYEPIKSLVHQRQLGEDTKSFANALKAALREDPDIVLVGEMRDLETISLAISAAETGHLVFGTLHTSSAAQTVDRIIDVFPHERQTQVRVQLSNSLVAVFSQTLVSKKNPKPGEYGRVMAQEILIVTPAISNLIREGKTSQIYSAIQTGGKLGMQTLEKVLADFYKAGTISFEAAMSKTSKPDEIQRLIGTSVPPQAAGGKSGAAAKAH